Proteins co-encoded in one Podarcis muralis chromosome 12, rPodMur119.hap1.1, whole genome shotgun sequence genomic window:
- the FZD1 gene encoding frizzled-1, protein MAEKWTRQVCSGAEAERGSRAGAFSPPLLLLLLLCTEAPVLPALGQQQYNGERGISVPDHGYCQPITIPLCTDIAYNQTIMPNLLGHTNQEDAGLEVHQFYPLVKVQCSAELKFFLCSMYAPVCTVLEQALPPCRSLCERARQGCEALMNKFGFQWPDTLRCEKFPVHGAEELCVGQNTSERGTPTPSLGPEFWTSNPQLRPGGGGVAGGGGGGSHLAERAGRFTCPRVLKVPSYLNYRFLGEKDCGAPCESARPYGLMYFGQEELRFSRTWIGIWSVLCCASTLFTVLTYLVDMKRFSYPERPIIFLSGCYTAVAVAYIAGFLLEEKVVCNERFSDDGSRTVAQGTKREGCTILFMMLYFFGMASSIWWVILSLTWFLAAGMKWGHEAIEANSQYFHLAAWAVPAIKTITILALGQVDGDVLSGVCFVGINNVDALRGFVLAPLFVYLFIGTSFLLAGFVSLFRIRTIMKHDGTKTEKLEKLMVRIGIFSVLYTVPATIVIACYFYEQAFREQWERSWFAQSCKSYAIPCPSNHHHPPMSPDFTVFMIKYLMTLIVGITSGFWIWSGKTLNSWRKFYSRLTNSKQGETTV, encoded by the coding sequence ATGGCAGAGAAGTGGACTCGGCAAGTTTGCAGCGGGGCCGAGGCGGAGAGGGGCAGCCGGGCCGGCGCTTTCtccccgccgctgctgctgctgctactgctgtgcaCGGAGGCGCCGGTGCTTCCCGCTCTGGGGCAGCAGCAGTACAACGGCGAGCGGGGCATCTCGGTGCCGGACCACGGCTACTGCCAGCCCATCACCATCCCCCTGTGCACGGACATCGCGTACAACCAGACCATCATGCCCAACTTGCTGGGCCACACCAACCAGGAGGACGCGGGCCTGGAGGTGCACCAGTTCTACCCGCTCGTCAAGGTGCAGTGCTCGGCCGAGCTCAAGTTCTTCCTGTGCTCCATGTACGCGCCCGTATGCACCGTGCTGGAGCAGGCGCTGCCGCCCTGCCGCTCCCTGTGCGAGCGGGCGCGCCAGGGCTGCGAGGCGCTCATGAACAAGTTCGGCTTCCAGTGGCCCGACACGCTGCGCTGCGAGAAGTTCCCCGTGCACGGCGCCGAGGAGCTCTGCGTGGGCCAAAACACCTCCGAGCGCGGCACGCCCACGCCCTCGCTGGGACCCGAGTTCTGGACCAGCAACCCGCAGCTgcggcccggcggcggcggcgtggcaggAGGCGGGGGCGGAGGGAGCCACCTGGCGGAGCGGGCGGGCAGGTTCACCTGCCCCCGGGTGCTCAAGGTGCCCTCCTACCTCAACTACCGCTTCCTGGGCGAGAAGGATTGCGGGGCGCCCTGCGAGTCCGCGCGCCCCTACGGGCTCATGTACTTTGGGCAGGAGGAGCTGCGCTTCTCTCGCACCTGGATTGGCATCTGGTCGGTGCTGTGCTGCGCCTCCACCCTCTTCACCGTGCTGACCTACCTGGTGGACATGAAGCGCTTCAGCTACCCGGAGAGACCCATCATCTTCCTCTCGGGCTGCTACACGGCAGTGGCGGTGGCCTACATTGCAGGgttcctgctggaggagaaggtgGTGTGCAACGAGCGCTTCTCCGACGATGGCTCGCGGACGGTGGCGCAGGGCACGAAGCGGGAAGGGTGCACCATCCTCTTCATGATGCTCTACTTCTTTGGCAtggccagctccatctggtgggtGATCCTCTCCCTCACCTGGTTCCTGGCAGCTGGCATGAAGTGGGGCCACGAAGCCATCGAGGCCAACTCCCAGTACTTCCACCTGGCTGCTTGGGCTGTGCCCGCTATCAAAACCATCACCATCTTGGCTCTGGGGCAGGTGGATGGGGATGTGCTCAGTGGCGTCTGCTTTGTGGGCATCAACAATGTGGATGCCCTGCGGGGCTTTGTGCTGGCTcctttgtttgtttacttgttcaTTGGCACttctttcctcctggctggatTTGTCTCCCTTTTCAGAATTCGGACCATCATGAAACACGACGGTACCAAGACAGAGAAGCTGGAAAAGCTGATGGTTAGGATAGGGATCTTCAGCGTCCTGTACACAGTGCCTGCCACCATAGTCATTGCCTGCTATTTTTACGAGCAAGCATTTAGGGAACAGTGGGAAAGGAGTTGGTTTGCTCAAAGCTGCAAGAGCTATGCCATCCCTTGCCCCAGTAACCACCACCATCCGCCCATGAGTCCTGACTTCACCGTCTTTATGATCAAGTATCTCATGACTTTAATTGTAGGCATCACTTCTGGCTTTTGGATCTGGTCTGGGAAAACACTCAATTCCTGGAGGAAGTTCTATAGCAGACTCACCAACAGTAAGCAAGGGGAAACTACAGTGTGA